The Deinococcus carri genome has a window encoding:
- the rny gene encoding ribonuclease Y produces the protein MTMLYVILALLVMLAVGFFAFQTGQARGRQERAAIDDRLQQEARTEAASIRAQAEAEARQTRDQAGQRLQDADQRLQEASRRVQDAEDRERQISQGLEAQREQLQTLRAQAEAERSRALQDAARERETLSADRQETRRERDELKREIERLNRRAEQLDARGEKLDALEERLEGQLRALAEQEADLTERTRQIDLKLYEVAGLTPEVAREQILGQLNAELEEEKAIRIRAMTERATSEAKRTARTVIAQAVQRSASETSAQLSVSVVPIPNDAMKGRLIGREGRNIRAFEALTGVDLIIDDTPEAVILSSFNPVRREVARHVLEALVADGRIHPTRIEEMVQKAQDEMKTFIHTQGEEAAIEAGVVGLKPGLVQLLGRMYFRSSYSQNVLKHSVQVAHLTGIMADELGLDAALARRAGLMHDIGKSIDREIEGTHVEIGINLAKRFGEPPEVIDAIAHHHDPENGETLYSVLVAAADAISAARPGARREDLDAYVRRLEQLEQIAVAFPGVQQAYAIQAGREVRVIVQPEKVTDAQATLLAREIAGRVEQDMEYPGQVQVTVVRESRAVEVAR, from the coding sequence ATGACCATGCTGTACGTCATTCTGGCGCTCCTGGTGATGCTGGCGGTCGGGTTTTTCGCCTTTCAGACGGGGCAGGCACGCGGGCGGCAAGAGAGGGCCGCCATCGACGACCGGCTCCAGCAGGAAGCGCGAACCGAGGCGGCAAGCATCCGGGCACAGGCCGAGGCCGAGGCCCGCCAGACGCGCGACCAGGCCGGGCAGCGCCTGCAGGACGCCGATCAGCGCCTCCAGGAAGCCAGCCGCCGGGTTCAGGACGCCGAGGACCGCGAACGCCAGATCAGCCAGGGGCTGGAAGCGCAGCGCGAGCAGCTTCAGACCCTGCGCGCCCAGGCGGAAGCCGAGCGCTCGCGGGCCTTGCAGGACGCCGCCCGCGAGCGCGAGACCCTCAGCGCCGACCGCCAGGAGACCCGCCGCGAGCGCGACGAACTCAAACGCGAGATCGAGCGCCTCAACCGCCGCGCCGAGCAGCTCGACGCGCGGGGCGAGAAGCTCGACGCGCTGGAAGAACGCCTGGAGGGGCAACTGCGCGCCCTGGCCGAGCAGGAAGCCGACCTCACCGAGCGCACCCGCCAGATCGACCTCAAGCTGTACGAGGTCGCGGGCCTGACCCCCGAGGTGGCCCGCGAGCAGATTCTGGGCCAGCTCAACGCCGAGCTGGAGGAAGAAAAGGCCATCCGCATCCGCGCGATGACCGAGCGCGCCACCTCCGAGGCCAAACGCACCGCCCGCACCGTGATCGCCCAGGCGGTCCAGCGCAGCGCCAGCGAGACGAGCGCGCAACTCAGCGTGTCGGTGGTGCCCATCCCCAACGACGCGATGAAGGGCCGCCTGATCGGGCGCGAGGGCCGCAACATCCGTGCCTTCGAGGCCCTGACCGGCGTGGACCTGATCATCGACGACACGCCGGAAGCCGTCATCCTGAGCAGCTTCAACCCGGTGCGGCGCGAGGTAGCGAGGCACGTGCTCGAAGCTCTGGTGGCCGACGGGCGCATCCACCCCACCCGCATCGAGGAGATGGTCCAGAAGGCCCAGGACGAGATGAAGACCTTCATCCACACCCAGGGCGAGGAGGCGGCCATCGAGGCGGGTGTGGTGGGCCTCAAGCCGGGGCTGGTACAGCTCCTGGGCCGGATGTACTTCCGCTCCAGCTACAGCCAGAACGTGCTGAAACACTCGGTGCAGGTCGCGCACCTGACCGGCATCATGGCCGACGAGCTGGGGCTGGACGCCGCGCTGGCCCGTCGCGCCGGGCTGATGCACGACATTGGCAAGAGCATCGACCGCGAGATCGAGGGCACCCACGTCGAGATCGGCATCAACCTTGCCAAGCGTTTCGGGGAGCCGCCGGAAGTCATCGACGCCATCGCCCACCACCACGACCCCGAGAACGGCGAGACGCTGTACTCGGTGCTGGTCGCCGCCGCCGACGCCATCAGCGCGGCGCGGCCCGGTGCCCGGCGCGAGGACCTCGACGCCTACGTGCGCCGCCTGGAACAACTGGAGCAGATCGCGGTGGCCTTTCCCGGCGTGCAGCAGGCCTACGCCATTCAGGCCGGGCGCGAGGTGCGCGTGATCGTGCAGCCCGAAAAGGTCACGGACGCCCAGGCCACCCTGCTGGCGCGCGAGATCGCCGGCCGCGTCGAGCAGGACATGGAATATCCGGGGCAGGTGCAGGTGACGGTCGTGCGCGAGAGCCGCGCCGTGGAAGTCGCGCGGTAA